The genomic window agtttatcttgctTCAATCCCATGACCACATTATATAAACCAATGAAAAGACACATTGACTTACAAGTATATCCTTATGTCCTGAAGTCTACTTGCAGTTTCTTTCACGATAGAATCTTACAGTTTCACACACTTAAACTGGACGTATTACGTGCCCAGATTCGAAATGCAAATTTGTTTTAGAAAAATCAAATGAAAAAATATTCTATATGCAAGTAAAATCACATTTCCATCTCATATTAAGCATGCTTTGACTGAAAACTACTAGTCTTTCAGGaaaaaattacatttaatttaattttcaattCAAGTGAAAAATTGATAAATAATTTTAGAAAAATTATAGGCATTTTTAACCAAGACAGAAAATGGACAGAAAATTGTAATTCATAAAAATAATggtgcaaaataaaataaattacactCATATTCCAGCAGTATTCAGATCACACAATCTTTGACAGTCATCTTTTTTATCCAAATCCATCAACCATCTGTTAAGCATTTGTACAAACTTTGGCACAAGGCACCAGTTCTCCAACAGCTCCATGCCAATCATCAGTGAAAGGGGAGGTGGAACCAAGCCCCCTGATCAGAGTGCGATAGCATTACACTATTCCAAAGTAATGTGGTTCAGGCAAGCCAAACACTGGGTGATTCAGTGCTCAGCTTATATTCTACATAGGTCACATGACCCGACCTATTTTGATAAGTATTGTATCTGCTAGATAACCCTTTCATTTTTAATCTCAATTTCAGTACCAGCATGTACCTAaagtaaaaaacaaaaataaattaaaaccagCTTCCTTTGACAAAGTTGTCAAATGAGTGAAAAGCACACTGGTAAAGGCCGAGCCCTTCCATTGGGTTAGGCAGAATTATTTAGAAGTTTAATTGTTCCAAGATAGGAATTTTTCAATTGTGTACAACGAGAAATCTCTCAGTGTAACCAGCAGTTATTCAGCTAATTTTCTCCCCTTTGCTATGCTGAACAATCAGCTGCAATGGGACTAAGTATCTGATAACCACAAGATCTGTACAATGGGAAACAAAATTACAAGCCTCACTTCTGGTTTAAACTTTTATGAATATAATTTAAAATACTTAAGCATTGACCGTCATGCAAATATTttagagattcattcattcttttGCAGTCTGTGAATGTTAAGATTCTCACCCATCTTTTCTCTGTTAACTGTCgcttaataaaaaaaataattaatccaGAAAATCAAGAACAGTAATCTTCACCTATCAGTGTCCAGTCTGTAGTTCCAGTACCTCTGAAAAAAACATCTTAATAAAAATGTTTGAACTTTGTGTAAAGACATTAGTATCCAGAGCATGCCAACAGCAGCCATTATTCAAATAAAATACACAAAATTAATATATAAGACTTAGCAGGATCATATAATTACAACACAAGAGCTTACACTATTTTCTTTTCAATGAGTTGCAAGCAGCTGTGCTGAAACTACTCTTACCTGTCGTCTTCACCATCCACAGGTTGCATGGACAGTGGCAAAGTCTTTAAAGGAAGCAACGATGCAGAAGCTGGTAAGTTGGCGCTGCTGGCAATTTCCTGGACCAGAGCATTGGCTGCACTCAGCATGGTTTCTCCAATAGCTACCTGATGTACATTCAGTACTAACTGGTCTGCAGGTAGGCTGGAATCTTTCACTGCTTTCAACAATGACTGGCCTGTAACCGAGTACTGGGCAGAGCCTGGTGCCAATTTCCGCAGTCCTCCTTGTACCACAGGGAGGTTTGCATTTATTGGTATAGATGGCTGGCTACCATTCTGCACAGCAGAGGTCTGAGTGGTGGTTTGTTGTGGAACCGcacttgcaggtgcagcaggtataCTGGTGGATATATTTGACCCAACACTGGGAAGGTTGGCAGTAACAGTAGATGGTATAGAACTTATTCCGGTTATTTGTTGGTTGTTCACACTTTGAATAATATTCTCAACTCCTTGACTTTGAGGTTGTGTTAACAATTGTTGTATCTGTGCTGCTGTAGTTACTTGCTGCACATGCCCTGGAGCACTGCCCTGCTGTTGTACCATTCCACCATGCAGAGGTTGTCCTACTTGTTGTACTGAAGAAGGTTGGGGATCACTTGCTTGCAAGCCAATCGACGCCGACAGGTTTATCGGTGGTGAACAAGACTGCTGTAACAATGAGATTGTACTCCCTTGTTGACCTGTTACCAGTTGCCCATTGGCAGAACCAGCAGGTGGCATCATTGCTGAAACATGTCCTACAGGTTGACTTGGTGCCAGTCCAGATTGCACTTGTGCTAATACAGATTGTGCTTGGCCTGATGGTGCTGCTGATCCAACTCCAGAACTACTCAGCTGCACAACCTGTGAAGGAGGCTGCATTTGAGAATGCTGCACATATTCTGTAATGACAGCACTTGCATTAGACGACATAACATGCTGTGTTATCTGTGAAACTGGCTGTTGCTGAGGATACGACAGTTGCTGTGGCTGGCCTACAGCTGACAAAGTCTGTGaaggttgctgctgctgctgctgagaatATGGTAACTGCTGTGGAATTGGGGCTTGTTGAACCCCAGTTACATTACAGACATTTGTTCTACCAGGAAGAGGAGCACTTAGCTTCTGCTGCGAATGCATAATATCTTGCGAATGCAACTGAATTTGCGTAAGCTGCGGCTGGGGAACACTTTGTGGCAAAGGACCACTGCTTCCAAGATCTAGCTGCTGGTTGCACAACGTTTGAAAAGCCTGTTGCTGAGGTCCAGATGCCAAACCTGGTTCTCCATTACCAGCATTCTCTACATAATAACTTACTGCACTCAAAGTACTGCTCACCGAACTTCCTCCACTTGCGCTTTCCCGTTCCAGATTTGCATCAACGGCAGATTGCTTTACATTCTCCACTGTCCGGTTCATCGACATGCTTTCAACGAGAACCGTGGCATTATCCTTGTCATAAAACTCAGTACAAACCCATCGGCCCTTCTTGAATGGTTCAGTACTAGAATCCAGTTTCACAACTCTAAATCTAGAACTGCCAATTGCAGGCTGTTGGCTTCCTGCAGGCATTTGGCCTCCTGTTGCATTTGCAGAAGCTGCATTAGTAGAAGCCCCAATAACACTGGCCGTACCCCCAACAGTATTAGCATTGGAGCCACCAATGGTCCCAGCAACATTAATGTTCACATTACTATTAACATTGCTCACTCCACTTACATTTCTGGCGTTTCCATTGACTGGGGTGATGTTGGATGTCAACGGTGCAGAAGGCCCAACTAAGCTATTCGCTAATCCAGGCATAGGTGCGTTGATGTTACTTTTTTCAGTACTGGTTGTAACATTTGAAAAAGGCGTTATTCCTCCTGCCGAAGGAGGGATTCCAGCTGCGACACCGACCATCCCGGATCCTGATACCATCGCAGAGTGAAGATGGTGGTGGAGATGATGGTGATGAAGAGGGTGAGGGTGATGGAGGTGATGTGGATGGAGACCGTGGATGCTCCCATTGAACAAAGTTGTTTGGTGCTGAGGCAGGCGAGGCTGATTCGGAGACAAGGCGCTGGGGGTCTCTGCATCCCCGACGTTATTTAAAGTTTCCTCCGAGGAGCTCCGCTCCGGCTCGTAGTCGGTGGCCCGAGAGACGTCCAAGATCTCGGAGGAGGACAAGTCCTCGGTGTGAGATTCGTCCATGTCGTCGTAGCTCTCAGTGTCCTCGGCGATGCTGTTGTTGGAGCCGGCGTTATTCTGCGCGGGGGTCACGCTGGTAATCTGAAAGCCACTCTTTTTCTTCATCTGGGCCCCGGCCACGGACACCGACGGCGCAGGAGAGGGATGGAGGCTGAGGCTCTGCGGCGGATGCGGCGCGGACGGAGGCGGCACCGACCCGGGGTTGGGGGGGATGGGCCCGCCGCTGggactggggccctgtacaacagcggCCGAGCGCACACTGCCTGGCGGCATCTCGTCCGGGTGCGGGCGCCCGGCCGCGGCACCCATCAGGCCGCCGAGCGTGGCCGAGGAGGCGGCACCGGCCGCGCTGCTGCTCCGCCGAGGGTAGAGCGGCTGCGCCATCTTCCTGTCCGCCGCGCTTTCCGACTGCTGCATCAtcgcatttaaaattaaaaagaaacccccctccctccccttgacTCTCGCACCTCCCAGCCCAGCCGACTGCGGCAAACCAGCCCGCTCCGAGCGGGGGGCCCGCGGCTTTGAGCTGAGTCTGACCCACCTCCCGGGCGGCCGACCGGCGTCTGctaaaccctccccccctcctcctccctcgcaAGTCAAAGGAGACGCCTCCTCCAACTCTCCTGCCGCCGGCTCATTTAAACGGGCCGCTGGGGGAGGAGAGGCGGGGTGGGTAGATGGTGGTGTTTCCGTCGGGTTGCAAAAGGATGCGACCGTTTGCTTTTTAGTCACAGGTAACGGTTCCAAGCCggacaccccccacccctcccgctAACTCAAGCCCGGCGCTggttcggcggcggcggcggctgctGCAACATCGCAGGCCTAAGTCCGGGTgcccaggaggaggaggagggatttGCTGGCCGTTTCACTGCATCATTCAAAACTAGTATGTGGGTGTGATGGGTGTagttgtgagagggagggaggggtgccaCCGTTCTCCGGACTGGCGTGGCTAAAGGGCAAGTTGAGGGTACGCGGCTCCTTTCTCTATTATTTTCCACTCACAGTCTCTGTCACTGGAAAGCTGAGCAAGATGGCGACCGCGCACGCGCATTGCCGTACCCCCGCCCCGCGGACGAGGCAGACATAAAGCCGTCTGGAAAGCAGGCGGGGACACCCGAGGCTTGGCGGAaagagccgagccgagccgagccgagcgcGCCCCCCCGGCCGACCAACGGACCTGATGGAAAGAGCCGAGCGCTAAGTTCCTCCCGAGCCTGACGGAAAAAGCCGAGAGGCAAACTTCAGGGTGCAGGCCGTGATTAGCCGAGTAGCTTCAGGGATGACTGTCGGAATTGTattgattaattaattcattaaaaTGATCGAACTCGTGAGAATTGCGTGTCTGCCGAGAAAGGAGAAATATGAGTTTCCCCTCATGATCTCAGGTCACCCAGAGGCGTCAAACAGCGAAATGAGCCACTTCTGAAGTTGACTGGCCAATATAATGTGGGAGCCGCAGCAACCAGTCTGCACACACCATGCTCTGGAGTCACAGCGGTAACGTGGCAGTGACCAGATAGCTGACATTTACCAGGATATTGCCTCGGCTGGAATATTCATAGCAGTacaagagggaggggaaagaattaatgCGTACAAAATTATGAAGGACCTCTACGGAGTAGTTATAACGAGGGAGGCATACAAAGACCTTCCAGAAATCAAGGTCGTAGTTTTAAAGTAATCGGTTGCGGATTAAAATTACTCTGAGAAAGTAGATGTTTGGAATTATCTGccctggaggtggtgaaggctgAACATTAAATATATTTGAAATTAATGTGGATAACTATTTGACAGATTGAGGAATTAACTAAGGATTATGGGGAATTGAAGAGGAGTCGAGAGCAGCATGGATTAGCTGTGATCATTTTGAATGTCAAggcaggtttgaagggccaagTGATCTATTCCTGTTCGGATTTCTTGCAGTGGAGAGGAGATCCGGACACAATTTTTCCACAGGAAGGTGTTAACGTTATGGAACTCAttgagagaagcgagtgtcaccaaacttctgaattctctggggtggaaccctctccaagacagacgtgaagctcaccgtttgacctgtttttacaaaatgttaaatggacaGCTCGACAAAGACTACAatacctacaccaaacccaaaccaattaggagcagacaagggcatttgatccaatttgtgatcccagctacaaagacagatgtatacagcaattcgttcttcgcatgcacaattaaagcatggaataatctccacccaactatagttacccaaccagatgcaactaaatttaaagtagctctttcttcccaataactctttctggcttaaccctcccttcaccacctccagtttaaattccatttggaatattttggaggaccaagaaaccaagagagGATAGTGGAGTCGGAAACTCGCATGGCATTTTACTCGCGCAGCTGTGTCCTTAAGGGCGATGGACCCAGTAACGAAAAATGAGATTAGCGCGGTTACCCTGGTTTAATGGCCACATACACGATGGGCCAAATTCCCCTTGATTCTATTCTGAGACGTCAGAGAATAATTTTTAACAAGGTTACAAGTGAAAATATCTTCTACACAGCACCATTTTCATGCACTTCCCTTTATCCCACAATTTCCTTAATATGAAGAAATATGTTAATTTCTGTTTTTAATCCAATCAAGGACTgaatctccacagccttcttgggtcgagaattccaaagattcgtcTACCCAGGGAGGGAAAGAATTAAcctttcatctcagtcctaactggcctacccctcATGCTGAGACTATGACTGCTTGCATCAACCCTGTAAAGCACTGGGAATGATGTAAATGCTAATGAAATCACACCTGATTTTTCTGAATTCAAGAAAACGTATGCCTGGTCAGCACAGTGATGCggtggtattgagtatagaagttgggatgtaatgttaaaattgtacaaggcattggtga from Leucoraja erinacea ecotype New England chromosome 13, Leri_hhj_1, whole genome shotgun sequence includes these protein-coding regions:
- the tsc22d1 gene encoding TSC22 domain family protein 1 isoform X1, encoding MMQQSESAADRKMAQPLYPRRSSSAAGAASSATLGGLMGAAAGRPHPDEMPPGSVRSAAVVQGPSPSGGPIPPNPGSVPPPSAPHPPQSLSLHPSPAPSVSVAGAQMKKKSGFQITSVTPAQNNAGSNNSIAEDTESYDDMDESHTEDLSSSEILDVSRATDYEPERSSSEETLNNVGDAETPSALSPNQPRLPQHQTTLFNGSIHGLHPHHLHHPHPLHHHHLHHHLHSAMVSGSGMVGVAAGIPPSAGGITPFSNVTTSTEKSNINAPMPGLANSLVGPSAPLTSNITPVNGNARNVSGVSNVNSNVNINVAGTIGGSNANTVGGTASVIGASTNAASANATGGQMPAGSQQPAIGSSRFRVVKLDSSTEPFKKGRWVCTEFYDKDNATVLVESMSMNRTVENVKQSAVDANLERESASGGSSVSSTLSAVSYYVENAGNGEPGLASGPQQQAFQTLCNQQLDLGSSGPLPQSVPQPQLTQIQLHSQDIMHSQQKLSAPLPGRTNVCNVTGVQQAPIPQQLPYSQQQQQQPSQTLSAVGQPQQLSYPQQQPVSQITQHVMSSNASAVITEYVQHSQMQPPSQVVQLSSSGVGSAAPSGQAQSVLAQVQSGLAPSQPVGHVSAMMPPAGSANGQLVTGQQGSTISLLQQSCSPPINLSASIGLQASDPQPSSVQQVGQPLHGGMVQQQGSAPGHVQQVTTAAQIQQLLTQPQSQGVENIIQSVNNQQITGISSIPSTVTANLPSVGSNISTSIPAAPASAVPQQTTTQTSAVQNGSQPSIPINANLPVVQGGLRKLAPGSAQYSVTGQSLLKAVKDSSLPADQLVLNVHQVAIGETMLSAANALVQEIASSANLPASASLLPLKTLPLSMQPVDGEDDSSSGASVVAIDNKIEQAMDLVKSHLMYAVREEVEVLKEQIKELVERNSQLEQENNLLKTLASPEQLAQFQAQLQTTGCSPPVSQSGQTTQPTPPNGGSSA